The genomic DNA TCGGCGACGACGCCCTGACCACCGCGATCCTCGACCGACTCCTGCACCACGCCGAGATCATCACCATCAACGGACCCTCGTACCGGCTCAAAGACCGCACCCTGACAACCCAAGGAGGAGACACCCACCGACCCGCATGACGCCCAGGGACGACCGACACGATTCGGCGTACACCACACGACAAGACTCACTGTCCCTTGACACCCGCCGACCAGCACGACACCAGCGGCCACCCTCAATCAGGGCGAACAGACTTCTTCAGGAGAAAGTAATTACGGGTCTACTGCAGTGATTATCGGTCACTGATTTGATCGGTTCCTGTCGCTCGCCACGTGGATGGGACCGGGGTCTCGCCACGCGGTAGGGACCGGGCGTGGCGGGCGACACATGACTCCTCCTGATCGCGCACGCCCAGGGATGATGTCTGACCATCGGTTCAGCGCAACCGCCCTCCTTGTCTCCGGCGAGGTGAGTTCCCCACCGTGGCCGGGTCGAGGTCAGGGTGCCGGTCCTCCTCCTGGTGCCCTGCGGTGCGAGTCGCCGTCGTGAGGACGAACACCGCGTGGGGAAGTTGCCGGTCGAGCAGGGATGCGGTTGGTGGTGTGTTCGGGCACCATGACGCGTGGATCGGCAGGTGGATCAGGTCGCGTTGCGGTAGACGTCAGGACAGCCGGGTGTGACCACAGCTCAGCGGCACCGCGGCGCGAGCTGCCATTGTCGACGACCCCGCACCTCCCGGCCGATGCGTAGGGCTCGGTGGGCCGCCAGATCGTGGTGTCCGCGACCGAAGTGGTGATGCCTTGGGCGACGGCGGCGCGGGCCAGGTCGGTGCAGTGCCGATCGGTGTCGGCTCACTCGTGCTGCTCGGCTTCGCGCTCAGCATCGGATGGCTGCGGTCACTGTTTGTTCGTCAGCCGTCGCTGGTCCGTGGTGGATGTGGATCGCTCCGGTGCTGCTCGTTGTACTGATCGCCTCGCGCGTCGTCGGGCGGACTACGGCGCGTTCCCCACGCTGAGCATCGCGCTGCTTGCGCTCGCCGGCCTGTTCGTCGGCATCGCTGAGGAGGTGCTGACGAGGGCCTGGTCGTCAAGATGGTTTCGTGATGCCGGTCGGCCGAGTGGGTCGTGATGATGGTGTCGGCGTTCATCTTTTGCGATCATTCACGGGAGTGGACGCGTTGTAGCGGCAGGATCTGAACACTACGCTCATCCAGATCGTCTTCACCTTCGGCTTCCGCATCTGCAGGTACCTCACATTGCGCGCGGCGTGAGAACCTGATCTACGCGATCCTCATCCACGGCGCTTACCACTTCAGTCTGTTCGTGTCGCTCCCGGGGATCAACGATCTCTGGCCGTGGGCGGAGGGGGGCAGACCCAGGGCATCGCGGATCTCGCGACGCTCGGCCTGATGGTGAGGGTCCTCGTTGGCATCCTCTTCGTGCGCGGGCGGGCGCAGCTCACCGGAGCGGCCACGGCAGCCGTCTGATCGGGTCGACGGCGTCGGTCCGTACCAGGCCGTGGGTGTCGATCGGCCGTCGGACGACAATGCTCAAGCAACGGTGCTGTGACGGCGTGACCGCGTCACGGGGCTGCAGGGCGCGCTCGGCGGGTGGGGCCGAGGCCGTCGATGGGGAGCTGCAGCCTGGCGGCGAAGGCGGCACACCGGTGGCGGCTGCGGTCATCGACGAACAGTCTCCGGATGACGCGTCGTTGGCGTTCCGCGAGCTCCGCGACCCCCGCGGGACGACGGCGTGAACCTCGGCCCCGGAGCTGTCGCTCGCACGGATCGGCGTGTGCGGTCTGATCGTCGGGTCGGTCGAGCGTGCTCGGTGGATCGGCAGGGTCACACGCCACCGACCGTGGGCGATGCCGCACGATGCGCAGCGGACCGCGGCCGCGACTGGGCCGACAGCAGGAGGCGACGGCGACGCGTAACACCGGGAGATGCTCGACAAGCTCGGCGAGCGGGCCCTGCACGCGGGACTGCTCGCCTGCCTGCAGCGGGAGCGACGTGTCACTCGACGGAGGTCAGCGGGCACGCCCGCCGACGGTCCAGGGTCACGCGGGGTGCACATGGCACAAGCCCGGCGGGACGCCGGGGCGCCGCGAGTCGGGTGGCCAACCCCGACGCCCGCATCGCGGACACCGTGTTCCGCTCCTTGTGCCCGCGTCCGCCCGTCGGGACCGACGCACATGCACTCCGTCCGCGGCAGTGTGATCGGCGGCGCGTACGGCCTTGGCAGCGCCGCGCGTATCCGCGGGGACAGCGTGCCTACGCGCGGTGCAGGGGATCGCGATCCTGTACCACCCCCGGTGGGTGGACCGGTGCTGTGTCGGACGACGACCCCGCACCACCGCTGTCCCGATCGGCCCAGTACGCGCTGTGGCTCGACCTGGTGCGTGGGCGGCTGACGGAACAGCAGGCTGCCGCGCGCCACGACCTTGACGTCTCCGACGTGCGGCGCATCCGGCAGGTGGCGGAGCAGGCGGCGCTGTCGGCACTGTCGTCGGCGACGACGGACACGACCGCGCAGATCTCCTCGGCTGGGTCGCCCGCGCGTGATGCCCGTGGACGGGTCGTCGACCTGCTCTCCCACAATCCCGTGTTCTTCGACGTCCCCGACGAGCGCCGGCACGACCTGGCACGCCACGCGACGTTGGCGTTCCTCGGTCGTGCGACCCCGATCGCCGATGGGCTGGCCGCCGGACCGCTGCTGGTCGCCGCCGGGACGATCATGGCCATCGACCGCCAGGGTCGCCCGGTCGATCTGATCGGTGCGGGGGTGTTCCGGGCCCCGCGTGCGGGGCGTCGGCTGCGCTCCGTGACCGACGCCCGTGTCGTCGCGCTGCCGGCCGCTGCGGCCGACGATGCCGTTGCGACCACCCGTGCCCGGCTGGCGGCAGCGCGACCGTTCGGCGGTCACCGGGCCGCCGTCGGCGGGCCGAACGCTCCGCGACTGACCACGGGCGTGCTTGCGGATCTGCTGTCTCCGCACGTGCCCGCTCCCTCGTTGGAGTCGCGGACGCCGCTGACGCCGTCCGACACCCCGCTGGCTTCGTCCGACACGCCGTTGCTCGACGCGCTGCGCCTCATGCTCGCGTCCGGGGCCCACGAGGTGCGGGTCACCGACGGCGACCGGGTCGTCGGCACGGTCGCCGATGAAGACCTGCCCCTGCCTGTTGAGGCGGGGCTGTCATCGCTGCTGGACGTGCTCGCCGATGCCGGGTCGGTCGAGGCACTGACGGGCGTCCGCACGGCGGCTCGTGGCCTGGCACGGTCGGTCCTGGAGGCAGGTGCGGACGTCACCGAGGTCGGCCGGCTCCTTGCCGAGGTGGGCGATCATGTCGTTCGCCGGCTGCTCACGATCGCGGTTGACGAGCTCGGCACGGCGCCCGCCGCCTTCGCATGGCTGGTCTTCGGCAGCCACGCGCGAGGTGAGCTGACACCCGGCAGCGACCAGGACACCGGACTGGTCCACCAGACGGGACTCGACGACGAGGGCCGCCAGTGGTTCGCCGACCTTGGTTCGTGGATGACCGCCGCGCTGGAGACCTGCGGCTACCGGCGATGCGGTGGCGGAGTGATGCGTCGGAGCCGGCGTGGCGTCACGACCTCGACGGCTGGAGGCGCGCCGCCACGCGATGGACCGACCCGGCCGACAGCAACGGGCTGGTCGGCGCCGACATCGGGTTCGATGTGCGTGCGGTCGCTGGCTCCGGGGGCCTGGAAGCGGCCGACGTGGCGGACCGGTTGGCCCGCATGATCCTCGACACCACGCGCCACGCGCTCACCGCGGCGCGTCTCGCACGCGGCGCGGTGTCGCGCCGACCACCCAGCGCGCTGTGGGGCAGGGTCGGACGCAACCCCTCGGGCCGGCGCTGGGAGCGCACGCGCACCAGTTCGACCTGAAGCGCCACGGGATCCAGCCGATCGTCGACCTCGCGCGCATGCACACCCTGGCACGGGGTGGACGGGAGCTGGGCACCGTCGAGCGGCTGGCGGCATCCGCGGTCGACGGCAGCTTGAGCGTCGGACTCGCGGCAACTCTCGTCGAGGGCCTGCGTCTGCTGACCTGGACGCGTCTCTGCGTGCAACTCGGCGATGCCGGCGACCACCACGGCGACCACGTCGACTGGTCGGCGCTGCCGAGGCCGGCGCGGCGGCAGTTCAGCGAGACGTTCGGTGCGATCCGAGCGGCGCAGGACGCGCTGCGGAGGAGGTACCGCCTGGCCGCCGACTAGCCCGGCCGGGCGCCGGGGAGCCCGGTGTCGAGCGGCCCGGCGTCCGCCTCCGCGAACGGCTGGCGGACCGGCTCCGCCAGGCAGAGACATCGGCGGGGCTGGTTCCGCGAACGGCTGACGGACCGGCTCCGTCGGGCAGAGACATCGCCGCGCCGGGTCGGGCGACGCCCTCACCGCGACCCTCGTGGATAACGTCGGTCAATCGTGTGAGGTGACGAAGCTCCGGTCAGGCGGTTGACATCGTTGGCGGCCTCCATGTGTGGTGAGTGGCCCTGCCCGTCGAGCACGTGGACCTCGACGTGGTCGGGCAGGCCCTGTGCGTGGCTCGCGGGGACGACCCAGTCGTCGACACCCCTGATCACGAGCACGGGAATCGCCAGCCGCTCAAGATCGGGGCGCAGGTCGAGCGCCTGGCCGCCTTCGGGGCACAGCTCGGCCGCCAGTGCCCGCAGCGCCGCATCGACGCCGTCCTTGCGCTTGTAGCGCAGGACGTCGTCGACCAGCCGCCGCGTGACCAGGTCGGGATCGGCGAACAGCA from Euzebyales bacterium includes the following:
- a CDS encoding ATP-binding protein, with product GDDALTTAILDRLLHHAEIITINGPSYRLKDRTLTTQGGDTHRPA
- a CDS encoding DUF294 nucleotidyltransferase-like domain-containing protein, with amino-acid sequence MSDDDPAPPLSRSAQYALWLDLVRGRLTEQQAAARHDLDVSDVRRIRQVAEQAALSALSSATTDTTAQISSAGSPARDARGRVVDLLSHNPVFFDVPDERRHDLARHATLAFLGRATPIADGLAAGPLLVAAGTIMAIDRQGRPVDLIGAGVFRAPRAGRRLRSVTDARVVALPAAAADDAVATTRARLAAARPFGGHRAAVGGPNAPRLTTGVLADLLSPHVPAPSLESRTPLTPSDTPLASSDTPLLDALRLMLASGAHEVRVTDGDRVVGTVADEDLPLPVEAGLSSLLDVLADAGSVEALTGVRTAARGLARSVLEAGADVTEVGRLLAEVGDHVVRRLLTIAVDELGTAPAAFAWLVFGSHARGELTPGSDQDTGLVHQTGLDDEGRQWFADLGSWMTAALETCGYRRCGGGVMRRSRRGVTTSTAGGAPPRDGPTRPTATGWSAPTSGSMCVRSLAPGAWKRPTWRTGWPA
- a CDS encoding putative nucleotidyltransferase substrate binding domain-containing protein, coding for MGQGRTQPLGPALGAHAHQFDLKRHGIQPIVDLARMHTLARGGRELGTVERLAASAVDGSLSVGLAATLVEGLRLLTWTRLCVQLGDAGDHHGDHVDWSALPRPARRQFSETFGAIRAAQDALRRRYRLAAD